A single genomic interval of Paracoccus contaminans harbors:
- a CDS encoding GFA family protein, translating to MCQRWSGSLFLSLVAPADAVQVTGAVATYPSTAFAERAFCPRCGSHLWLRQTDEQNADYELMPGLFDAARDIPLTSEIYTDRALPGLALAGDHRRKTRAEYEADHPHLEGDME from the coding sequence ATGTGCCAGCGGTGGTCGGGGTCGCTGTTTCTCAGCCTCGTCGCACCGGCGGATGCGGTGCAGGTGACCGGCGCGGTCGCCACCTATCCCTCGACGGCCTTTGCCGAGCGCGCCTTCTGCCCGCGCTGCGGATCGCATCTGTGGCTGCGGCAGACGGATGAGCAGAATGCCGATTACGAGCTGATGCCGGGCCTGTTCGACGCCGCCCGCGACATCCCGCTGACCAGCGAGATCTATACCGACCGCGCCCTGCCCGGCCTTGCGCTGGCGGGCGATCATCGGCGCAAGACCCGCGCCGAATACGAGGCTGACCACCCCCATCTGGAAGGAGACATGGAATGA
- the gltB gene encoding glutamate synthase large subunit produces the protein MTFAPDWMEAEETRRAWMAENSLYRAEDEHASCGVGLVVNIDGRPSRKVVTNGINALKAVWHRGAVDADGKTGDGAGIHVQIPVPFFYDQVRRTGHEPDPDKLIAVGQVFLPRTDFGAQERCRTIVESEVLRMGHYIYGWRHVPVNTAVLGDKANATRPEIEQILIRCEKEIDEEAFERELYIIRRRIERAAIAAQTPGMYICTLSCRSIIYKGMMLAEQVAVFYPDLMDERFESAFAIYHQRYSTNTFPQWWLAQPFRMLAHNGEINTLKGNLGWLKSHEIRMASATFGDMAEDIKPIVPGGSSDSAALDAVFEVMVRSGRSAPMVKTIMVPEAWSKATTDMPKAWADMYAYCNSIMEPWDGPAALAMTDGRWVCGGLDRNGLRPMRYVVTADGMLIAGSEVGMVPVDESAVREKGALGPGQMIAVDMVEGRLYHDTELKDRLAASQPFADWVEKVVQPGRMLADLPEPVTYTGEDLRRRQIAAGYTLEEIEGVLSPMAEDGKEALASMGDDTPPAVLSGQYRPLSHFFRQNFSQVTNPPIDSLRETRVMSLKTRFGNLKNVLDESSRHTEITLLETPFLANGELAAVIAMFGDAVTSIDCTFADGAGPEAMAEALARIRAEAEDAVRSGAGQIVLTDEHQDGGRIGLPMILATSAVHSWLTRKGLRTFCSLNVRSAECIDPHYFAVLIGCGATTVNPYLAQDTIADRIERGLLPGTLIENMRRYRDAIDQGLLKIMAKMGISVLSSYRGGLNFEAVGLSRAMVAEYFPGMQSRISGIGLHGLQQKLEDIHHKGWHAPAGDLLPVGGFYKARRTGEKHAWEASTMRLLQLACERASYEVWKQFSAQMRANPPIHLRDLLDIKPLGKPVPIDEVESITSIRKRFVTPGMSLGALSPEAHMTLNIAMNRIGAKSDSGEGGEDPAHSHPLPNGDNPCAKIKQVASGRFGVTAEYLNACEELEIKVAQGAKPGEGGQLPGMKVTALIARLRHSTQGVTLISPPPHHDIYSIEDLAQLIYDLKQINPRARITVKLVAGSGVGTIAAGVAKAKADIILISGHNGGTGASPATSIKFAGLPWEMGLTEAHQVLAMNRLRDRVTLRTDGGLRTGRDVVMAAMMGAEEYGIGTAALIAMGCIMVRQCQSNTCPVGVCTQDERLRAMFTGSADKVVNLITFYAQEVREILASIGARSLDEVIGRADLLTQVSRGSAFLDDLDLNPLLITVDGSDKIVYDRSKPRNAVMDTLDAEIVRDAERFFAAGEKMQLNYAVRNTQRTVGTRTSSLIVQKFGMRNNLQPDHLTIRLTGSAGQSLGAFAAPGLKIEVSGDANDYVGKGLSGGIIVVKPAMDSPLVAADNVIIGNTVLYGATGGFLFAAGRAGERFAVRNSGAQVVIEGCGTNGCEYMTGGIAVILGRIGANFGAGMTGGMAYLYDPEGLAGRYVNAETLVSCPVTVPHWEGELRGLIERHAAETGSRRAQDILAGWDRERASFVQLCPREMLPHLRHPLAETGDLAAVPAE, from the coding sequence ATGACGTTCGCCCCCGACTGGATGGAAGCCGAGGAAACCCGCCGCGCCTGGATGGCCGAAAACAGCCTGTATCGGGCCGAGGATGAACATGCCTCCTGCGGGGTGGGCCTTGTCGTGAACATCGACGGCAGGCCCTCGCGCAAGGTCGTCACGAACGGCATCAACGCGCTGAAGGCCGTCTGGCACCGCGGCGCGGTTGATGCGGATGGCAAGACGGGCGACGGGGCGGGCATCCATGTCCAGATCCCGGTGCCCTTCTTCTATGACCAGGTGCGCCGCACGGGGCACGAGCCGGACCCGGACAAGCTGATCGCGGTGGGGCAGGTGTTCTTGCCGCGGACCGATTTCGGCGCACAGGAACGCTGCCGCACCATCGTCGAATCCGAGGTGCTGCGGATGGGCCATTACATCTATGGCTGGCGGCATGTTCCGGTGAACACCGCCGTCCTGGGCGACAAGGCCAATGCGACGCGCCCCGAGATCGAGCAGATCCTGATCCGCTGCGAAAAGGAGATCGACGAGGAAGCGTTCGAGCGCGAGCTGTATATCATCCGCCGCCGGATCGAGCGCGCCGCCATCGCCGCGCAGACGCCGGGGATGTATATCTGCACGCTGTCCTGCCGGTCGATCATCTACAAGGGGATGATGCTGGCCGAACAGGTCGCGGTCTTTTACCCCGACCTGATGGACGAACGCTTTGAAAGCGCCTTTGCCATCTATCACCAGCGTTATTCCACCAACACCTTTCCGCAATGGTGGCTGGCCCAGCCCTTCCGCATGCTGGCCCATAACGGCGAGATCAACACGCTGAAGGGCAATCTCGGCTGGCTGAAAAGCCACGAGATCCGCATGGCGTCCGCGACCTTCGGCGACATGGCCGAGGACATCAAGCCGATCGTGCCGGGCGGGTCGTCCGACAGCGCGGCGCTGGACGCGGTGTTCGAGGTGATGGTGCGCTCGGGCCGCTCGGCCCCGATGGTCAAGACGATCATGGTTCCCGAGGCCTGGTCGAAGGCCACGACCGACATGCCCAAGGCCTGGGCGGACATGTATGCCTATTGCAATTCGATCATGGAGCCCTGGGACGGGCCGGCCGCGTTGGCCATGACCGACGGGCGCTGGGTCTGCGGCGGGCTGGACCGCAACGGCCTGCGCCCGATGCGCTATGTCGTGACGGCGGATGGCATGCTGATCGCGGGGTCCGAGGTGGGCATGGTGCCGGTGGACGAATCGGCGGTGCGGGAAAAGGGCGCGCTGGGCCCGGGCCAGATGATCGCCGTCGACATGGTCGAGGGGCGGCTTTACCACGACACCGAGCTCAAGGACCGGCTGGCCGCCTCGCAGCCCTTTGCCGACTGGGTGGAAAAGGTCGTCCAGCCCGGCAGGATGCTGGCCGACCTGCCCGAGCCGGTGACCTATACGGGCGAGGATCTGCGCCGCCGCCAGATCGCGGCGGGCTACACGCTCGAGGAAATCGAGGGGGTGCTGTCCCCCATGGCCGAGGACGGCAAGGAGGCGCTGGCCTCCATGGGCGATGACACGCCGCCCGCGGTGCTGTCGGGCCAGTATCGCCCGCTGAGCCATTTCTTCCGCCAGAACTTCAGCCAGGTGACGAACCCGCCCATCGATTCCCTGCGCGAAACGCGGGTGATGAGCCTCAAGACCCGGTTCGGCAACCTCAAGAACGTGCTGGACGAAAGCTCGCGCCACACGGAAATCACGCTGCTGGAAACGCCATTCCTGGCCAATGGCGAGCTGGCGGCGGTCATCGCCATGTTCGGCGATGCGGTGACGAGCATCGACTGCACCTTTGCCGATGGCGCCGGCCCCGAGGCGATGGCCGAGGCGCTGGCCCGCATCCGGGCCGAGGCCGAGGACGCGGTGCGGTCGGGCGCGGGCCAGATCGTGCTGACCGACGAGCACCAGGACGGGGGCCGCATCGGCCTGCCGATGATCCTGGCGACCAGCGCGGTTCATTCGTGGCTGACGCGCAAGGGGCTGCGGACCTTCTGTTCGCTGAACGTGCGGTCGGCCGAATGCATCGACCCGCATTATTTCGCGGTGCTGATCGGCTGCGGCGCGACCACGGTGAACCCCTATCTGGCGCAGGACACCATCGCCGACCGGATCGAACGGGGCCTGCTGCCGGGCACGCTGATCGAGAACATGCGCCGCTATCGCGATGCGATCGACCAGGGCCTGCTCAAGATCATGGCCAAGATGGGGATCTCGGTCCTGTCGTCCTATCGCGGGGGCCTCAACTTCGAGGCGGTGGGCCTGTCCCGCGCCATGGTCGCCGAATATTTCCCCGGCATGCAGAGCCGCATCAGCGGCATCGGCCTGCACGGGTTGCAGCAAAAGCTCGAGGATATCCACCACAAGGGCTGGCACGCCCCGGCAGGCGATCTGCTGCCGGTCGGCGGCTTTTACAAGGCGCGGCGGACGGGCGAGAAACATGCCTGGGAAGCCAGCACCATGCGCCTTCTGCAACTGGCCTGCGAAAGGGCCAGCTATGAGGTGTGGAAGCAGTTTTCGGCGCAGATGCGGGCCAACCCGCCGATCCACCTGCGCGACCTGCTGGACATCAAGCCGCTGGGCAAGCCCGTGCCGATCGACGAGGTGGAAAGCATCACCTCGATCCGCAAGCGGTTCGTGACGCCGGGCATGTCCCTGGGCGCGCTGTCGCCCGAGGCGCACATGACGCTGAACATCGCCATGAACCGCATCGGCGCGAAATCCGACAGCGGCGAGGGCGGCGAGGACCCGGCGCACAGCCACCCGCTGCCCAACGGCGACAACCCCTGCGCCAAGATCAAGCAGGTCGCTTCGGGGCGGTTCGGCGTCACGGCGGAATACCTGAACGCCTGCGAGGAGCTTGAGATCAAGGTCGCGCAGGGGGCCAAGCCCGGCGAGGGCGGGCAGTTGCCGGGGATGAAGGTCACGGCGCTGATCGCGCGGCTGCGCCATTCGACGCAGGGCGTGACGCTGATCTCGCCCCCGCCGCACCACGACATCTATTCGATCGAGGATCTGGCGCAGCTGATCTATGACCTGAAGCAGATCAACCCGCGCGCCAGGATCACGGTCAAGCTGGTGGCGGGGTCTGGCGTCGGGACCATCGCGGCGGGCGTGGCCAAGGCGAAAGCCGACATCATCCTGATCAGCGGCCACAATGGCGGGACCGGCGCCTCGCCCGCCACGTCGATCAAGTTCGCCGGCCTGCCGTGGGAAATGGGCCTGACCGAGGCGCATCAGGTGCTGGCGATGAACCGCCTGCGCGACCGGGTGACGCTGCGCACGGACGGCGGGCTGCGCACCGGGCGCGACGTGGTCATGGCGGCGATGATGGGGGCCGAGGAATACGGCATCGGCACCGCCGCGCTGATCGCCATGGGCTGCATCATGGTGCGCCAGTGCCAGTCGAACACCTGCCCGGTGGGGGTCTGCACGCAGGACGAACGCCTGCGCGCGATGTTCACCGGATCGGCGGACAAGGTGGTGAACCTGATCACCTTCTACGCGCAGGAGGTGCGCGAGATCCTCGCATCCATCGGCGCGCGCAGCCTTGACGAGGTGATCGGGCGGGCGGACCTGCTGACGCAGGTCAGCCGCGGGTCGGCCTTCCTGGACGATCTGGACCTGAACCCGCTGCTGATCACCGTCGATGGGTCTGACAAGATCGTCTATGACCGGTCCAAGCCGCGCAACGCGGTGATGGACACGCTGGACGCCGAGATCGTGCGCGATGCGGAACGCTTTTTCGCCGCGGGCGAGAAGATGCAGCTGAACTATGCGGTGCGCAACACCCAGCGCACGGTGGGCACGCGCACATCCTCGCTGATCGTGCAGAAGTTCGGGATGCGCAACAACCTGCAGCCCGATCACCTGACGATCCGCCTGACCGGCAGCGCCGGGCAGAGCCTTGGCGCCTTTGCCGCGCCGGGGCTGAAGATCGAGGTGTCGGGCGATGCCAACGACTATGTCGGCAAGGGCCTGTCGGGCGGGATCATCGTGGTCAAGCCGGCGATGGACAGCCCGCTGGTGGCGGCCGACAACGTCATCATCGGCAATACCGTGCTGTATGGGGCGACGGGCGGGTTCCTGTTCGCCGCCGGTCGGGCGGGCGAACGGTTCGCGGTGCGCAACAGCGGGGCGCAGGTCGTGATCGAGGGCTGCGGCACCAATGGCTGCGAATACATGACCGGCGGCATCGCCGTGATCCTGGGCCGGATCGGCGCCAATTTCGGTGCCGGCATGACGGGGGGCATGGCCTATCTGTATGATCCCGAGGGCCTGGCAGGGCGCTATGTCAATGCCGAAACGCTGGTCAGCTGCCCCGTCACCGTCCCGCATTGGGAGGGCGAGCTGCGCGGCCTGATCGAGCGTCACGCCGCCGAAACCGGCAGCCGCCGCGCGCAGGACATCCTGGCCGGCTGGGACCGCGAGCGGGCCAGCTTCGTCCAGCTTTGCCCGCGCGAGATGCTGCCGCATCTGAGGCATCCGCTGGCCGAGACGGGCGATCTGGCGGCAGTGCCGGCCGAGTGA
- a CDS encoding AI-2E family transporter: MLIMFRPWVLWSLLGLFVLWLVVAQAGGVLTPFVLGLAIAYFLDPLADRLERLGFSRGWATAVIALGFVAAMVAGALWLLPTLLGQARQAIEAMPGALRSGFRFLTERFPEAMEQGTVVQRFVTDVVERLRLTALQMLGGTLNTVVNAVTTGLIVVATFTISVYLLYDWDRLVAGINRRLPPGHAPLIRRLARDIDDVLTRFVRGQLIVGAILATFYSVALMGVGLNYALLIAMAAGVLNFIPYLGSTSGFVIATGVAVVQFWGDWWKIALVAAIFVFGQVAEGNVITPRIVGDSVKLHPVTLMLALALGGVLFGFPGLLLAVPTAAALGVIGRHYDAEWLAHIARPPRP; encoded by the coding sequence ATGCTGATCATGTTCCGCCCTTGGGTGCTGTGGAGCCTGCTGGGCCTGTTCGTCCTGTGGCTGGTCGTCGCGCAGGCGGGCGGCGTGCTGACGCCCTTTGTGCTGGGCCTTGCGATCGCCTATTTCCTGGACCCGCTGGCCGACCGGCTGGAACGGCTGGGTTTTTCCCGCGGCTGGGCGACGGCGGTGATCGCGCTGGGCTTTGTCGCGGCGATGGTCGCGGGGGCGCTGTGGCTGCTGCCGACGCTGCTGGGGCAGGCGCGTCAGGCGATCGAGGCGATGCCCGGCGCGCTGCGCAGCGGCTTTCGCTTTCTGACCGAGCGTTTTCCCGAGGCGATGGAACAAGGCACGGTGGTCCAGCGCTTTGTCACCGATGTGGTGGAACGGCTGCGCCTGACCGCGTTGCAGATGCTGGGCGGCACGCTCAACACCGTGGTCAATGCCGTCACGACCGGGCTGATCGTCGTGGCGACCTTCACCATCAGCGTCTATCTGCTGTATGACTGGGACCGCCTGGTGGCCGGCATCAACCGCCGCCTGCCGCCCGGCCATGCGCCGCTGATCCGGCGTCTGGCGCGCGACATCGACGATGTCCTGACCCGCTTTGTCCGGGGGCAACTGATCGTGGGGGCGATCCTGGCGACCTTCTATTCGGTCGCGCTGATGGGGGTCGGGCTGAACTATGCGCTGCTGATCGCCATGGCGGCGGGGGTGCTGAACTTCATCCCCTATCTCGGCTCGACCTCGGGCTTCGTGATCGCCACGGGGGTGGCGGTGGTCCAGTTCTGGGGCGACTGGTGGAAGATCGCGCTGGTCGCGGCGATCTTCGTCTTCGGGCAGGTGGCCGAGGGCAATGTCATCACGCCGCGCATCGTCGGCGATTCGGTCAAGCTGCATCCGGTCACGCTGATGCTGGCGCTGGCGCTGGGCGGGGTGCTGTTCGGCTTTCCGGGGCTGCTGCTGGCGGTGCCCACGGCGGCGGCGCTGGGGGTGATCGGGCGGCATTATGACGCCGAATGGCTGGCCCATATCGCCCGCCCGCCCCGGCCCTGA
- a CDS encoding SDR family oxidoreductase: MSEDKTDPVAMPHRAGAIDGPHIPLNPYSDDQQPWPGLCERMDPQPDHGETSYKGTGRLAGKRALITGGDSGIGRAAAIAFAREGADVAICYHPDEQSDAQSVIKLIEAEGRKALALPADLREEAAARKVVDDAVKGLGGLEVLVLNAGRQQSQESIADITSDAFDATIKTNIYAPFWMAQQALPSLKKGASIIITSSVQAFSPSAHLFDYAQTKAANRAFAQALAKQLAPKGIRVNAVAPGPFWTALQVSGGQPKDKLPEFGSDSPMGRAGQPVEIAPIYVLLASDEASYITGEVYAATGGSGTGG; the protein is encoded by the coding sequence ATGTCCGAGGACAAGACCGATCCCGTTGCCATGCCCCATCGCGCGGGCGCGATCGACGGCCCGCATATCCCGCTCAACCCCTATTCCGACGACCAGCAGCCCTGGCCGGGCCTGTGCGAACGGATGGACCCCCAGCCCGATCACGGCGAGACAAGCTACAAGGGCACCGGCCGCCTGGCCGGCAAGCGCGCCCTGATCACCGGGGGCGACAGCGGCATCGGCCGCGCCGCCGCCATCGCCTTTGCGCGCGAGGGGGCGGATGTGGCGATCTGCTATCACCCCGACGAGCAATCCGACGCGCAGAGCGTCATCAAGCTGATCGAGGCCGAGGGTCGCAAGGCGCTGGCCCTGCCCGCCGACCTGCGCGAGGAGGCCGCCGCCCGCAAGGTGGTGGACGATGCCGTCAAGGGCCTTGGCGGGCTTGAGGTGCTGGTGCTGAACGCCGGCCGGCAGCAAAGCCAGGAATCGATCGCCGACATCACCTCGGACGCGTTCGACGCGACCATCAAGACCAATATCTATGCCCCGTTCTGGATGGCCCAGCAGGCGCTGCCCTCGTTGAAGAAGGGCGCCTCGATCATCATCACCTCGTCCGTGCAGGCATTCTCGCCCTCGGCCCATCTGTTCGATTATGCCCAGACCAAGGCGGCCAACCGGGCATTCGCGCAGGCGCTGGCCAAGCAGCTGGCGCCCAAGGGCATCCGCGTGAACGCCGTGGCGCCGGGGCCGTTCTGGACCGCGCTGCAGGTGTCGGGCGGCCAGCCCAAGGACAAGCTGCCCGAATTCGGGTCCGACAGCCCGATGGGCCGCGCCGGCCAGCCGGTCGAGATCGCGCCGATCTATGTGCTGCTGGCATCGGACGAGGCCAGCTATATCACCGGCGAGGTCTATGCCGCAACCGGCGGCAGCGGCACCGGGGGCTGA
- a CDS encoding cytochrome ubiquinol oxidase subunit I, whose amino-acid sequence MLDHLDAVLLARAQFAFTMSFHIVFPAFTIGLASYLAVLEVLWLSTGREVYHNLLKYWMRVFAVAFGMGVVSGIVMSYQFGTNWSVFSERAGPVIGPLMAYEVMSAFFLEAGFLGVMLFGTDRVGKGLHAFATLAVAVGTLISAFWILAVNSWMQTPQGHVVDESGRLLPGDWWAVIFNPSLPYRLVHMVLAAYLTTALVVGAAGAWQMLRGRATAETRTMFSMAMWMVLLVAPAQILAGDQHGLNTLEHQPVKIMAIEGHFESHPDGAPLNLFGVPNMQTGRLDHAISVPRLGSLVLTHRLNTPMAGLDTVPRDQWPPVPVTFWAFRVMVGMGLAMLALGLWSGLARWRGRLYDQRWLHRAALAMGPAGFIAVLAGWITTETGRQPWTVYGLLRTADSVSPVAAPAVGASLLAFVAVYGIVFLAGTAIMLRMMARPPMPDEHGPVRGQPQHAAGITPGGASAATSGPRVR is encoded by the coding sequence ATGCTGGACCATCTGGATGCAGTGCTGCTGGCGCGGGCGCAGTTCGCCTTCACCATGTCGTTTCACATCGTGTTTCCCGCCTTTACCATCGGGCTTGCCAGCTATCTGGCCGTGCTTGAGGTTCTGTGGCTGTCCACGGGGCGCGAGGTCTATCACAACCTGCTGAAATACTGGATGCGCGTCTTTGCCGTGGCCTTCGGCATGGGCGTCGTGTCGGGCATCGTCATGTCCTATCAGTTCGGCACCAACTGGTCGGTGTTTTCCGAACGCGCCGGCCCGGTGATCGGCCCGCTGATGGCCTATGAGGTGATGTCGGCCTTTTTCCTCGAGGCGGGCTTTCTGGGCGTCATGCTGTTCGGCACCGACCGGGTGGGCAAGGGCCTGCACGCCTTTGCCACGCTGGCGGTGGCGGTGGGCACGCTGATTTCCGCGTTCTGGATCCTGGCGGTGAACAGCTGGATGCAGACGCCGCAGGGCCATGTCGTGGACGAGAGCGGGCGCCTGTTGCCCGGCGACTGGTGGGCCGTGATCTTCAACCCCTCGCTGCCCTACCGGCTGGTCCACATGGTGCTGGCCGCCTATCTGACCACGGCGCTGGTGGTGGGCGCGGCCGGCGCATGGCAGATGCTGCGCGGGCGCGCGACGGCCGAAACGCGGACCATGTTCAGCATGGCGATGTGGATGGTGCTGCTGGTCGCGCCGGCCCAGATCCTGGCGGGCGATCAGCACGGGCTGAACACGCTGGAGCACCAGCCCGTCAAGATCATGGCGATCGAGGGGCATTTTGAGAGCCACCCCGACGGGGCGCCGCTGAACCTGTTCGGGGTGCCGAACATGCAAACCGGCCGGCTGGACCATGCGATCAGCGTGCCAAGGCTGGGATCGCTGGTCCTGACGCACCGCCTGAACACCCCGATGGCGGGGCTGGATACCGTGCCGCGCGATCAGTGGCCGCCCGTGCCGGTGACGTTCTGGGCCTTTCGCGTGATGGTCGGGATGGGCCTTGCGATGCTGGCGCTGGGCCTGTGGTCGGGCCTCGCGCGCTGGCGCGGCCGGCTTTACGATCAGCGCTGGCTGCACCGCGCGGCGCTGGCAATGGGTCCGGCTGGTTTCATCGCCGTGCTGGCGGGCTGGATCACGACCGAAACCGGCCGCCAGCCCTGGACGGTCTATGGCCTGCTGCGCACCGCCGACAGCGTCTCGCCCGTCGCGGCCCCGGCCGTGGGCGCATCGCTGCTGGCCTTTGTCGCCGTCTATGGCATCGTCTTTTTGGCCGGAACGGCGATCATGCTGCGGATGATGGCGCGCCCGCCCATGCCCGATGAACACGGCCCCGTCCGCGGCCAGCCCCAGCACGCGGCCGGCATCACCCCCGGCGGGGCGAGCGCCGCCACATCCGGACCAAGGGTGCGCTGA
- the cydB gene encoding cytochrome d ubiquinol oxidase subunit II produces MNGLGIDLDVSTVLAGVLVLAIFLYVVMDGFDLGMAMLFPVMHEDDRDVMVDTVAPVWDGNETWLVLGGGGLLAGFPAAYAILMPALYVPIIAMLLGLVFRGVAFEFRARHEGRKHWWDAGFWFGSSVAALMQGVALGAVLQGVRVRDGAYAGGWFDWLTPFTVLTGISVCAAYILLGACWLILKTEGRLRDEAYAIARPMALVVLGAIAAVSIATPFLHGDYWRRWFTWPTMGVAAVVPVLVAGVAAMLLRMLAARRDRWPFFLSLALFALCFAGLGVSMFPWIVPGALTIHDAAAPEKSQSFFLVGVVMLIPVILVYTAYAYWVFRGKVSAGTGYHG; encoded by the coding sequence ATGAACGGACTGGGCATCGACCTTGACGTATCGACCGTCCTGGCGGGGGTGCTGGTGCTGGCCATCTTCCTTTATGTCGTGATGGACGGCTTTGACCTGGGCATGGCGATGCTGTTCCCCGTCATGCACGAGGATGACCGCGACGTGATGGTGGACACCGTCGCCCCCGTCTGGGACGGGAACGAGACATGGCTGGTGCTGGGCGGGGGCGGGCTGCTGGCCGGGTTTCCGGCCGCCTATGCGATCCTGATGCCCGCCCTTTACGTGCCGATCATCGCCATGCTGCTGGGGCTGGTCTTCCGCGGCGTCGCGTTCGAGTTCCGCGCCCGCCACGAGGGGCGCAAGCACTGGTGGGATGCGGGGTTCTGGTTCGGCTCGAGCGTGGCGGCGCTGATGCAGGGGGTGGCGCTGGGCGCGGTGCTGCAAGGGGTGCGCGTGCGGGACGGGGCCTATGCGGGCGGCTGGTTCGACTGGCTGACGCCCTTTACGGTGCTGACCGGGATCAGCGTCTGCGCCGCCTATATCCTGCTGGGGGCCTGCTGGCTGATCCTCAAGACCGAAGGGCGCCTGCGGGACGAGGCCTATGCCATCGCCCGCCCGATGGCGCTGGTCGTGCTGGGCGCGATCGCGGCGGTCAGCATCGCCACGCCCTTCCTGCATGGCGATTACTGGCGGCGCTGGTTCACCTGGCCGACGATGGGGGTCGCAGCAGTGGTGCCGGTGCTGGTGGCGGGGGTCGCGGCCATGCTGCTGCGGATGCTGGCGGCGCGGCGCGACCGCTGGCCCTTCTTTCTGTCGCTGGCGCTGTTCGCGCTGTGCTTTGCGGGGCTGGGGGTGTCGATGTTCCCCTGGATCGTTCCGGGCGCGCTGACCATCCATGACGCCGCCGCCCCTGAAAAGAGCCAGAGCTTTTTCCTTGTCGGCGTGGTGATGCTGATCCCGGTGATCCTTGTCTACACGGCCTATGCCTATTGGGTGTTCCGCGGAAAGGTGTCCGCCGGCACGGGATACCACGGATGA
- a CDS encoding DUF2474 domain-containing protein, with amino-acid sequence MIRRLAWFAALYLGGVAAVGGVAALLRLWIG; translated from the coding sequence ATGATTCGCCGCCTGGCGTGGTTCGCCGCGCTGTATCTGGGCGGGGTGGCCGCGGTCGGCGGGGTGGCCGCGCTGCTGCGCCTGTGGATCGGCTGA
- a CDS encoding ribonuclease D, whose amino-acid sequence MTIHLHQGDLPDGLSLGPVVAIDTETMGLDPRRDRLCLVQLSAGDGDAHLVQIAQGQRAAPNLTRMLTDPATIKLFHFGRFDIAALENAFGVVTAPVWCTKIASKMVRTFTDRHGLKYLLHDLVGVDISKQQQTSDWGVEALSEAQMDYAASDVLYLHALKAELERRLAREGRMALAQACFDFLPARAHLDLMGWGDDNDIFRH is encoded by the coding sequence ATGACCATCCATCTTCACCAGGGCGATCTGCCGGACGGCCTGTCCCTTGGCCCTGTCGTGGCCATCGACACCGAGACGATGGGTCTTGATCCGCGCCGCGACCGGCTGTGCCTTGTCCAGCTTTCGGCGGGCGACGGGGATGCCCATCTTGTTCAGATCGCGCAGGGCCAGCGCGCGGCGCCCAACCTGACGCGGATGCTGACTGATCCGGCCACGATCAAGCTGTTCCATTTCGGGCGCTTTGACATCGCGGCGCTGGAAAACGCCTTTGGCGTGGTCACGGCCCCGGTCTGGTGCACCAAGATCGCATCCAAGATGGTGCGCACCTTCACCGACCGGCACGGGCTGAAATACCTGCTGCATGATCTGGTGGGCGTTGACATTTCCAAGCAGCAGCAGACCAGCGACTGGGGCGTCGAGGCGCTGAGCGAGGCGCAGATGGACTATGCCGCCTCGGACGTGCTGTATCTGCATGCGCTCAAGGCCGAACTGGAACGCCGCCTGGCGCGCGAGGGGCGCATGGCGCTGGCGCAGGCATGCTTTGATTTCCTGCCGGCGCGCGCCCATCTCGATCTGATGGGATGGGGCGATGACAACGACATCTTCCGCCACTAG